The Penaeus monodon isolate SGIC_2016 chromosome 8, NSTDA_Pmon_1, whole genome shotgun sequence sequence ATCCTATCAGTATCTCAGGTAATGTAAAAATACTAACTTGTGTTCTCAGCATCTCTGAAAAAATGTCATCTGTATGCTtgcttatatatgtaaacataaaaaaaaaataatatattaataaaaaaaatccaagtccTTTACCTTAGTAagggtatatacaaataaaacactgTCCTCTTAATCAATTATGTTTTGCAATTTGTATTCCATTATAAATTAAATCAAACTTTTTTCCACTGACACTCCATAATAGTCTATTCAGTGAATGATTTTCACTTAGCCTATTTCTTATGATTacatttgcattatcattttcattcattcagcTAACTTCTTCTTGAAAGGAGGCTCAGAATTTGAATCTTCCGAGATATTGAACTGACTGGAAGAGAAGTCTGTGGCATCTTGTGAGTCACTCATCATGGACATGGCTGGAAAAGATTGAAAATAATCATTAAAGGAAGGAAGATATCAAGCAATTTgtggaaatatatgtaaatgtttgtgtaggggggagggggggaatcttGAAGGACTTAATTACCAGTTTAAGTCTATTGCAGCTAAGAATATGACAAAGAAATTCTACAGATCAAATTTACAGTTACAGTGAAGATTACCctctgttatttatctttttttacacaCGAGACGTGGGGCGCAtaatttctttttcagttttgaaTTCAAATGCAGGTTACATCAACACACACTGTCTTTATTCTTTACCAAATATTTCAGCTACTGCTGAACTTGCAACGATCCTTGATGAAATGgtaaaacataaaaggaaaacaaccacaaaaataagagagagagagagaaatacctgTATTAGAATCATCACCCCCCATGTGAAAGGCAGACATACTGCTGTCACGACTGCACATTCGGTTCTCCTTGTTGGaactactatttttcttttttcggtcctgttgaaaaaaaaaaaaattggtttgaaaacactaatcataaaaaacaaataattaaaaattaacttTTACAAAAAAGCTACCTCTCTAAAGCAGCTTTAAttcatatattcacttatttGATACAGGACTATAAAATCCTGTTTCAAATTGCAGATACATATAACTATTAGACATTTCTATCTTTGCAAGTTTAAATAAACATGTGAAAACTTACATCTGAAATAACTGGGACCCACTTGTAGATCTTCATTGTAGTATCATGTATTGTAATCCACTTCTTTTCcctacaacaataaaaacattactttcttaaaatttaaaaagggtatagggacagaaaaaagataaaaatatacatgtatatacaaacatatatacacagacacacaaacagacacccacatacaaacagcagaaaaaaacacagacaaccccccccacacacacaaacaaacaaaagacacgcgcacacagagaaacaaacaaaggtcATACACGCAAACAAAACGCACccacaaaatgcaaacaaaacacacacacacacgcaaacaaaacacacacacaaacacaaaaagaaaacacacacaaacaaacaaacaaaaaaagcaaaacacacacacacacacacacacacacacaaacaaacaaaagatatgcgcacacacaaacaaaagacacgtgagcacacacacaaacaaaatgcacactcacaaaacacacacaaacaaaacacgcacacatacagacaaaacacatgcacacacaaacaaaacacacgcatgcacacacacacaaacaaaaaaaacacacgcatacacacacacacaaacaaaaaaaaaacatgcatgcacacacacacacacacacaaaaaataataataataaaaaaaaacacaaacaaaacacatacacacaaacagaaacataaaaacaaaacacacatgcacacacaaacaagacacacacacacacacacacacacaaacaagacaaaacatacacaagcaaacaaaaaaaacacaaacaaaaaacacgtgtgtgtgtgtgtctgtgtttgtgtgtgtgttgtgtggtgtgtgtgtgtgtggtgttgtttggtgtgtgtgtgtgtgttgtgtgtcgcatgtagtgtgtgtgttgtgtgttgtgtgtgtgtgtgtctaggagTGTGTTGAGTGTGATGTGTAAATGTGTCATGTATCGGTGAATGTGAATGTGtcgtgtcagtgtgtgtgtggctctgatggctggatgtgtgtgtgtctgtaatgtgtcagtgtgtgtggtgtgtgtgtgtttgtgtgtgtgttgtggtgtgtttgtgtggggtgttgtgtgtggtgtgtgttgtggtgttggtgtgtgtgttgtgtgtggtgtgtggtgtgtgttgtgtgtgtgttgtgtgtgtggtgtgtgtgtgtgtgtgtgtgtgtgtgtgtgtgtggtgtttgtgtgtgtgtgtgtgtgtgtgtgtgtttgtgtgtgtgtgtgtgtgtgtgtgtgtgtgtgtgtgtgtgtgtgtgtggtgtgtgtggtggtgtgttgtggtggtgtgtgtgtgtgtgttgtgtgtgttgtggtgtgtgtgtgtgtgttgtggtgtgtgttggtggtgtgtgtgtgtgttgtgtgtgtgtgtgtggtgtgtgtgtgtgtgtgtgtgtgtggtgtgtgtgtgtgtgtgtgtgtgtgtgtggttgtggtgtgtgtgtgtgtgtggtgtgtgtgtgtgtgttgtgtgtgtgtgtgggttttgtgtggggtgtgtgtgtgtgtgttgtggtggggtggggtgtggtgtgtgtgtgttgtgtgtgtgtgtggtgtgtgttgtgtgtgggtgtgtgtgtgttttgtgtgtgtgtgtgtgtgtgtgtgtgtgtgtgtgttgtgggttggggtgtgtgtgtgttttgtgtctgtggtgtgtgtgtgtgtgtgtcttggttttgtgtgtgtgtgtgtggggtgtctgtggtgtgtgtgttgtgtgtgtgtgtggtgtggtgtgtgtgtgtcctgtgggtgttttgttggggtgtctgtggtgtgtgtgtgtgtgtgtcgggtggttggggtgtgtgtgtggtgtggggggttgtgtgtgttgtggggtgtgtggtgtgtgtgttgtgtgtgtctgtggtgtgtggtggggtgtgtctgtggttgtgtgtgttgtgtgtgtgtgtgtgtgtatggagtgtgttgtgggtgtgtgtgtgtgtgtgtgtgtgtgtggtgtgtgtgtgtgggtgtgggtgtgtgtgttgtgtgtgtgtgtgtgtgtgtgtgtgtgtgtgtgtggtgttttgttttttgtggtgtggtgttgtgtgtggtgtgtgtgtggtgtgtgtgtgtggtgtgtgtgtgtgtgtgtggttgtggtttggtgtgtgggtggtgtgtggtgttgttgtgtgtggtgtgtgttgtgtggtgtgtgtgtgtgtgtgtgtgtgtggtgtggtgtgtgtgtgtgtgtgagtgtgtctggggtgtgtgtgtgtttgtgtgttttgtgtgtgtgtgtgtgtgtgtctgtggtgtgtgtgtgtggtgtctggtgtgtgtgtggtgttttgtgggtttgtggtgtgtggtgtgtgtggtgtggtgtgtgtgttttggtgtggtgtctgtggtgttgtgtgtgtgtgtgtctgtggtgtgtgtgtgtgtgtgtgtgtgtgtgttgtgtgtggtgtgtgtgtgtgtgtgtgtgtctgtggagtgtggtgtgtgtgtgtgtgtgtgtgtgtggagtgtgtgtgtgtgtgtgtgtgttgtgtgtgtgtgtctgggtgtgtgttttggtgttgtggtgtgtgtgtggtgtgtctgtggtgtgtgtgtgtgtgtatgtggtgtgtgtgtgtggtgtgtgtgatgtgtggtgtgtgtgtgtgtgtgttttgtgtgtggttgtgtgtgtgtgtggtgtgtgtgtggtgtgtgtgtgtgtcggtgtggtgtgtgtggtgtggtgtgtgtgtgtgttgtggttgtgtgtgtgtgtgtgtggtgtgttgggtgtgtgtgtgtgtgttgtggtgtgttgttgtgtgtgtggtgtgttgtggtgttgtgtgtttgtgtgtgtgtgtctgtgtgtgtgtgtgtgtgtgtctgtggtgtgtgtgtgtgtgtgtgtgtctgtggtgtgtgtgtgtgtggtgtgtgtctgtgtgtgtgtgtgtgtgtgtgtgtgtctgtggtgtgtgtgtgtgtgtgtgtgtgtgtgtgtggtgtgtgtgtgtgtgtctgtgtggtgtgtgtggggtttgtgtgtggggtgtgtgttgtggtgtgtgtgtgggttgtgtttgtgtgtgtgtgtgtgtgtttttgtgtgtcgtgggtgtgtgtggggtagtgtgtgttgtggtgttgtgtgtgtctgtggtgtgtgtgtgtgtgtgtctgtggtgtgtgtgtgtgtgtggtggtgttgtggtgtgtgtgtgtgtggtgtgtgtctgtgtggtgtggtgtgttggtgtgtggtgtgtgtgtgtgtgttgttgtgtgtgtgtgtgtgtgtgtgtgtgtgtgtgtgtgtgtgtgtgtgtgtgtgtgtgtgtgtgtggtgtgtgtgtgtgtgtgtgtgtggtgtgtgggttgtgtgtgtgggtgtgtgtgtgtgtgtgtgtctgtgggtgtgtgtgtgtgtgtgtgtgtgtgtgtgtgtgtgtgtgtgtgtgtgtgtgtgtgtgtgtggtgtgtgtggtgtgtgtgtgtgtgtgtgtgtgtgtgtgtgtgtgtgtgtgtgtgtgttgtgtggtgtgtgtgtgtgtgtgtgtgtctaatatatatatatatatatatatatgtatatgtatatgtatatgtatatgtatatgtataaatataaatataaatataaatgtatgtatgtatatgtatatgtatatatatatctgtgtgtgtgtgtgtgtgtgtgtgtgtgtgtgtgtgtgtgtgtgtgtgtgtgtgtctatgcatgtgtctatgcatgtgtctatgcgtgtgtctatgtgtgtgtatacgtatagtgtaagatcgagttgagtggcgaaggatggagaggtccacggctgctcaaacatgagcataccgttattgatgatgatacatatatatgtatattcatatatgtctatgtatctatgtatatatgcaagtatataatatatatatatatatatatatatatatatatatatatatatagatatagatatagatatagatatagatatagatatatatatagatatattatagatatatatatatagatatatatatatataatatatatatatatatatatatatatatatatatatatatatataatataatatatatatatatatatatatatatgtgtgtgtgtatatacaagtatatatacacat is a genomic window containing:
- the LOC119576214 gene encoding B-cell CLL/lymphoma 7 protein family member A-like; the encoded protein is MMSRSLRAETRSRGKEDTKRPMQALDKVRRWEKKWITIHDTTMKIYKWVPVISDDRKKKNSSSNKENRMCSRDSSMSAFHMGGDDSNTAMSMMSDSQDATDFSSSQFNISEDSNSEPPFKKKLAE